In Aminobacterium sp. MB27-C1, a single genomic region encodes these proteins:
- a CDS encoding GrpB family protein yields MEKDLKSMSNEELWALFPIILKEHNPEYARWYLEEKLNIMRIVKEENIERINHIGSTSVQGLVAKPTIDILLEIRKRCDSNFLIHLLENNEYIFVPQPDNPPPHMMFMKGYTLKGFAERVFHLHVRYLGDWNELYFRDYLLTHANVAEKYGRLKERLKKEYEHDRDKYTEAKTEFIMHYTNIARKLYAGRYDLEGK; encoded by the coding sequence ATGGAGAAAGATTTAAAATCAATGTCGAACGAAGAGTTGTGGGCTTTGTTTCCAATTATTTTAAAAGAACACAACCCCGAGTATGCTCGATGGTATTTGGAAGAGAAATTGAATATCATGCGTATTGTTAAAGAAGAGAACATAGAGAGAATAAACCATATAGGCAGTACGTCAGTTCAAGGTTTAGTGGCAAAACCTACGATTGATATATTGCTTGAAATACGAAAACGATGCGATTCTAACTTTTTAATTCATTTATTAGAGAATAATGAGTATATCTTTGTTCCTCAGCCAGATAATCCACCTCCACATATGATGTTTATGAAGGGATACACATTAAAAGGATTTGCTGAAAGAGTATTTCATCTTCACGTCAGATATTTGGGAGATTGGAACGAATTATATTTTCGTGATTATCTTTTGACACACGCAAATGTAGCAGAAAAGTATGGGAGATTGAAAGAAAGATTAAAGAAGGAATACGAACACGATAGAGATAAATATACTGAAGCTAAAACCGAATTTATTATGCACTACACTAATATTGCTAGAAAATTATACGCAGGTCGGTATGACTTAGAAGGCAAATAG
- a CDS encoding SDR family oxidoreductase, with translation MSEYFEGKVAVVTGAAAGIGLGLTEHLLMRGATAVFMGDVNEENLERESERLNTNYDGQVFPMKTDVTMLADVEKLINAARAFDGHLDFVFNNAGKGMTLPTEKITFDIWKSIIELNLMGIVHGTYTAIPIMREQGFGHIINTGSITGRIPVPYQAVYAASKSAVISMTESLKYELEAEGLQFSVFCPGNVATSAFGGMAPPPDAISVDEAVDYILEEIEKKSLVIIFPQVMRDMDALYRENREEFDKIASEIANVRRKNYQTKGVYY, from the coding sequence ATGAGTGAATATTTTGAAGGTAAGGTTGCAGTTGTAACTGGAGCTGCCGCGGGTATAGGCTTGGGATTAACGGAGCATCTACTTATGCGAGGAGCGACAGCAGTATTTATGGGCGATGTGAACGAAGAAAATCTTGAAAGGGAATCTGAACGTCTAAACACAAATTATGATGGGCAAGTTTTCCCGATGAAGACAGATGTGACTATGCTAGCGGATGTTGAAAAACTTATCAATGCAGCAAGAGCTTTCGATGGGCATCTTGATTTTGTGTTTAATAACGCAGGGAAGGGGATGACTCTTCCTACAGAGAAAATAACTTTTGACATTTGGAAATCAATAATTGAGTTGAATCTAATGGGGATTGTTCATGGAACATATACAGCAATTCCTATAATGCGAGAGCAAGGGTTTGGACATATTATAAACACGGGTTCTATTACAGGACGTATTCCTGTGCCTTATCAAGCTGTATATGCAGCAAGTAAAAGTGCAGTTATTTCAATGACTGAGAGTTTGAAATACGAGCTAGAAGCGGAAGGGCTACAGTTCAGCGTTTTTTGTCCCGGCAATGTCGCTACATCGGCATTTGGAGGTATGGCTCCTCCTCCAGACGCAATAAGTGTTGACGAGGCTGTTGATTATATTCTTGAAGAAATTGAAAAAAAGTCTCTTGTTATTATCTTTCCTCAAGTTATGCGAGATATGGATGCTCTTTATAGGGAAAACAGAGAAGAATTCGACAAAATTGCTAGTGAAATAGCGAATGTACGTCGTAAAAATTATCAAACAAAGGGCGTCTATTATTAG
- a CDS encoding acetoacetate decarboxylase family protein — translation MRGKFKFREDFVYKMPVHFWGYPFYPVRTEYGDMRCISIQFETEQEPLLELIPEDFNLLQPLVNVQYANCRDVDWMSGGEYRLIQLSAPVEYVGNSDGLAGEYVFVIWENKACPIIGGREEDGMPKLFADIAFERHIKDHWYTAASYESCNFIKLNFVRGEEVSEKDVGKVNEHSKVNLFGWRYLPNLGKGGATLSHATLYPQEMIAKQVWKGEGKIEWTRLTQEQHPLQSRIIDTLSALPIVKYTNSLMIKGVSRLNVGDSKMLP, via the coding sequence TTGAGAGGAAAATTTAAATTCCGAGAAGACTTTGTTTATAAAATGCCGGTACATTTTTGGGGATACCCCTTTTACCCGGTACGGACAGAGTATGGAGATATGAGGTGTATTAGCATTCAGTTTGAAACAGAACAAGAGCCCTTGTTGGAACTCATTCCTGAAGATTTTAATCTTCTTCAGCCCTTAGTAAACGTTCAATATGCAAACTGTCGAGATGTTGATTGGATGTCAGGTGGCGAGTATCGGCTCATACAGCTTAGCGCTCCAGTTGAATATGTTGGAAATTCTGATGGATTAGCTGGTGAATATGTATTTGTCATATGGGAGAACAAGGCGTGTCCTATTATTGGGGGACGAGAAGAGGATGGCATGCCCAAACTTTTTGCAGACATTGCGTTTGAAAGACATATTAAAGATCATTGGTACACTGCAGCGAGCTATGAAAGTTGTAATTTCATAAAACTTAATTTTGTAAGAGGAGAAGAAGTTTCCGAAAAGGATGTTGGTAAGGTCAACGAACATTCTAAGGTTAACCTCTTTGGATGGCGTTATTTGCCCAATTTGGGTAAAGGAGGTGCTACGTTAAGCCACGCAACACTTTATCCACAAGAAATGATAGCAAAACAGGTCTGGAAAGGTGAGGGTAAGATTGAATGGACTCGGCTTACCCAAGAGCAACATCCGCTACAGAGCAGAATCATTGATACCCTTTCAGCGTTACCAATAGTGAAATACACAAATTCCTTGATGATAAAAGGGGTATCCAGACTCAATGTAGGCGACTCTAAAATGTTGCCATAA